The Sorangiineae bacterium MSr11954 DNA segment AAGAGCGTCCCGGCGGCGAAGGCGCCCGCGGAGATGGCAAATGGAACCATGTATGTCGGGCCGATGGAATGGCTGCAGTCCTCGGTCTCGTGGTCGCACGCAAGATCTCCGCCCGACAGTACGAAGATCGTCAGCATGCCGATCAGGCCGGCCGTGAACGGGAGGATTCCGATCGAGCGCAACCAGGCGCGGGACGAATGTGTTCCCTCGATGCGCGAGGGGCCACGGATGTCGACCGGAAACTTGCCGTCGATGTTCGCGTCCCCTCCGTGGGAGAGCGCGAGCGTCTGTGCTCCCAGTGAAAGCGGTGCGACGCACGGTGCCGCGCAAAGCGGTACGTCCCCCGTTTCGGTTATGCGATACAGCCGTACATCGGATTTGTTCGCCGTAAAGCGAACGTCGATCGTCGGGCGGTTATCCGCGGGCGCGGACGCTGCGGGTGCGGACGCTGCGGGCGTCGCGGGACCAGAAGCCGCGGGCGTCGCGGGACCAGAAGCCGCGGGCGTCGAAGCCGCGGGGGGCGATGCCGAAGCAGGTTGCGCAGATGTGGCGGCGGAGATGGTGAAAAGAGATAAGGCACCAAAAAGGGAAGCGAAGGATCGAGCGATCATGGTCGTGCATTTTCGCGCCGACGGTGCTTGTCAACGTCGTCGTACGCGACGGTGGAACGTAGCTAGCACTTCGTGTGCCTCCGCTTGCGCACCGACGACGGCGGGGAGCGGGAGCCTCGCCGCCCGCATCGAGACGATGGCACACACTGGAGTACGATATCGTCAGGGCCTTTGCTCCGGCGTCGACCGTTCACGGTGTCTCACGATGCCTGTGTACGGCTGGCAACGCCCGGTACGGCTCGCAACCCAACGCCGCCGCGAGGTGCCTGTTCCGGCGGAAAAATGCCGATTCAGAAAAAATTACGAGCCCTGCTATCCTTTTGGCGGCCCTCGCCGTTTTTCGCGCATGAGCACATCGTCCACCGATTCGCTGGGTGAGCTTTCGGGCACCGTCAAGGGCTCCTGGCATCAGTTTCTCGACGTCTACGAGCCGCTGCGGCCGGAGCTTTATCGGTATTGCCGCTACCTCACCCGCAGCCCCTGGGACGCCGAGGATCTCACCCAGGACACCCTGGCGCGCGCATTCTCGACCTTGGCGCGCATGGTGGAAGGGCCGCCCAATCCAAAGGCGTGGTTGTTCCGGATGGCGTCGAACCTCTGGATCGATCAAATGCGCCGGCGGCGCGAGCTCGCATTCTCGGAGCGTCTCGAGGGCGAGCCCGCCATTCCGCACGAGCTGCACGAGCCGCACGAGCCGCGCGCGGCCCGGGAAGCCGCCGGCACCTTGCTCGTGCGGCTCTCGCCGCAGGAGCGCGCGGCCGTGGTGCTCAAGGACGTGTTCGAGCTGACCCTGGAGGAGATCGCCGAGGCGCTGTCGACGACGACCGGCACCGTGAAGACGGCGCTTCATCGCGGGCGCGGCAAGCTGGTGGAGCCCGAGCCGGAGAAGGCCGCAGAGCCGGCGGCCGCCGCGGTGCTCGATGCGTTCTGCGACGCGTTCAACGCGCGCGATCTCGATCGCCTGACGGCGCTCATGCTCGACACGTCCACCATCGACGTGGTCGGCGTCACCACGGAGTACGGCGCCAAGTCGGCCCGCATCCGCATCCTGCCGGGAATGCTCTTCGGCAGCGAAAAGCTGGCGGATCCCACCTGGACCGGCATCGATTGGAGCCTCCGAAAGGGGAGCCACCCGACCCCGCCCCGCGCCGAGGTGCGCATCTACCGCGGCGAGCCGCTCTTGCTCTCCTGGTACCAGCACGACGACGGCGAGGCCGTGCGCGCCATCACCCGCATCGCCGTCGAGGGCGATCGCATCGCGCACCTCCAGAACTACTTCTACACGCCGGATTTCATCGCCGACGTCTGCCGCGAGCTCGGTGTTCCATTTCGCATCAATGGATACCGATATTGGAAATAGCGGCGCGCTGAGCTGATTCGAACGTCTCCAAAATACATATCGAGAAAGTGAGTTTCGTCATGGGTCTTACGCTGTATTCCCATCCGCTGGCCTCCTATTGTCAAAAAGTGCTCATCGCCCTCTACGAGCTCGAGGTGCCCTTCGAGCAGCACGTGGTCGATCTCATGAACCCCGCGGCCGCCGCCGAGCACATCGCGCGCTGGCCCGTGGGCAAAATGCCCTTGCTGCACGACGGCTCGAACGACCGCACCCTCCCCGAGTCGAGCATCATCATCGAGTACCTCGACCGGCACTATTCGGGAAAAGCCTCTGGAAAAGCGCCGCTTCTTCCGGCCGACACGGAGCGCGCGCTCCACGTGCGCCTGCAGGACCGCTTCTACGATTTGTACGTGCAAACGCACATTCAAAAGATCGTCGGCGATCGCATTCGTCCCGCGGGCGCGAGCGATCCGCACGGCGTCGACGGGGCGAAGACGCAGCTGCGGACCGCGTACGACATGATCGAGCGAAGCATGGCCTCGCAGCCTTGGGCGGCGGGCGCTGCGTTCACCATGGCCGATTGTGCGGCGGCCCCGGCGCTCTTTTATGCGAACCTGGTGGTGCCGTTCGGCGATACGCACCCGAACGCGGCCGCGTACTTGGCCCGCTTGCGCGAGCGACCCTCGGTGGCGCGCACCTTCGAGGAGGCGAAGCCGTACCTCCACCTCTTTCCGAGAGAGCCTCGGGCCTGAACGAGCCGTGGTGCGCGCTCAGCGCGCATCGAAGACGATGTTGTCGTAGTGATAGCGCCATCCCTCGTTCCACTCAGCAGGCTCCAAGATGCCGACGAACAGCGCGATTTCATCGAGCGTTCCGTCACCGACCCGCGCATGATCGATGAGGCTCGTTCCATCCATCGATGCGGTAAGGCGCCGTGCGGCACCGGCATCCACACCGTCATCGGCCTCGGCATTGGTCAAGCCGATATCGATATGCGCCCAGCGGCCGATCTCGGGCCGGCGTGCACCGAAGCCATGGTTGATGTACTGCTTGCCCGTGTCGGTTTTGAAAAATTCTTCCAACACGGTCTCTTCGGGCTTCACCAACAGGCTGATCCTGTTCTCGCTCGAAGTCGTTTTCAACCGCATCGAGATGGCTCTCGGCGGACGTTTGCCCGTGGGTGCGATGGCCATGAAGAGATCGAAGGAAAGGCGGACACTTTTGACCTTGCTACCGGCGAAGCTCCGTTGCATGAAGGCTTTGCTGTCTTGCGAGCTGTTGGAGATCTCCGCCAGGAGCGATCGCGGCGCGGAGAGCGCTTGGCTCGGGTCGGCCGTAAGTCGGTCGCCGGGCCAAACGCTCACCTCGAAATCGGCGTTGAAGAGGCGCTCGTCGTCGAAGTCGCGGCAGAACGTGACCGCTTGCCCTTGGCAGAAAGGCCCCGGGCGCGCACGGCCATCCGGTGCTCCGCCGTCCACGGCGCCCGGGTCCCCGGGTGCACCATCGTGGGTCTGGACGTTTGTGTTGCGGCTTAAGTCCTCGGGCGAGAAAACCAGAGAGCATGCGGCCGGCGCCAATGTCAGAATGCCAATGAGTATCGTTTTGCCAATGCGAGCCATTGCGATGGACATTGCGCCAATCGTTTTAGATTGCAAACACTACGTGGTGGATGTTATCGTGGCCCACGACTCGATGAGGGGTACGGCTTCCGCCAAGGTGGCCACTTCGATATAACCATGGCTCTCAGGGCTCACGCCGTGAACCCGCTCGTGCTCCCACGTGAGCGCGTAAGGAATGTGCACGGCGCGGCCTCCGATGGCCACGACCGGGAGCACGTCGGACTTGAGCGAGTTGCCGACCATGACGAAGGCGTCGGGCGAAGCGCCGCGGCGCTCCAGGAGACGGCGGTAGGTGGCTTCGTCCTTTTGCGAGACGACCTCCATGCCTACGAAGTGATGACCGAGGCCGGAGCGCGCCAGCTTGGTCTCCTGATCGAACAGATCCCCTTTGGTGACCACCACCAGCTGGTGCCGCGCGCTGAGGCGGGTCAGCGCTTCGGCGACGCCGGGGAGCGGCTCGATGGGGGCCGAGAGCATGACCCGCCCCAGATCGATGATGCGCTGGACCTCGGCGCCCGAGATGCGCTGTTCGGTGAGCGCGATCGCGGTCTCGATCATGGAGAGCACGAAGCCTTTGATGCCGTAGCCGAAGTGCTTGAGGTTCTCGAGCTCGGTGGCGTGGAGGCGTTCGTCGATGAAGGCATCATCGTGGTAAGCGCGAAGGATGGCGCGAAACCCCTCGCCGGCCGTCGCGAAGAGTGTCTCGTGGTGCCAGAGTGTGTCGTCGGCGTCGAAGGCGAGCAGCATGATGGTCGGGCCATCCTACTCCGAACGCGAAGCGAGCACCGTTCCGATCTCTTGGCCGAACGAAAGTTCCAAGTTGTTGCCGTCGGGATCGCGGATGAATGCCCAGTAGCCAACGGGATATCCACTGTCGCGCGGGCCCTCGACGACCCGCCCTTCACGGCGGGCGCGTTCACACTGCGCGTCGACGTGATCGCGGCTTTCACAGCCCACGCCCAAGTGGGTGAGGCCGCTCAAGCGCCCCGGATCGCCGGCGAGCTGAATGATGACCAGGACGAAGGCGCGCCGCGCGTCGGTCATCCAAGCGACGCGCCCGCCTGTCTCCGGATCGTCGCGCTCGTGGATGCGGTGCATGCCCCCGTAGCGTTCGTAAAATTCCGCGCTGCGATCGAGATCGCGCGTGGTGAGCGCGACGTGCGTCCATCCAATGTCGTGCATGGTCCGAATATAGGCCGGGTGCCCGATACGGGTAGCTCGCCAGCGCGGCGATTCACCCGTAAGCTGGGATCCAATGGATCTTCCGGTGCGACCTCCCGTGCTGCCGATGCTGGCCAAACGCGTATCCGAGCTGCCCGAAGGTGAAGGCTTCATTTTCGAGCCGAAGTGGGATGGCTTTCGTACGCTGGTCTTCCGCGACGGCGATGAAATCGTCCTACAGAGCCGCGACGAGAAGGAGCTCAATCGCTACTTCCCCGAGCTGCTCGAGCCGCTGAAAGCGCAGCTCCCGACGCGGTGCGTGCTCGACGGCGAGCTGGTCATCGCCAAAAATGGCGGGCTCGATTTCGAGGCCCTCCAGCTCCGCGTGCACCCGGCGGCGTCGCGCGTGAAGCTCCTCTCGAAGGAGATCCCCGCCTCGGTCGTGTTCTGGGATCTCTTGTGCGAGGGCGACGAGGATCTGTGCGGCGCGCCCTTTCGAGCGCGGCGCGCGCGGTTGGAGGCGCTGCTCGCCGAGGCCGAGCCCCCGTTGCACCTCACGCCGGCGACCACGGATCGCGCGGTGGCGGTCGATTGGTTCACGCGCTTCGAAGGCGCCGGCCTCGATGGCGTGATGGCCAAGCCCGCGGCCAGCGCGTACGAGCCGAACAAGCGCACCATGTTCAAGGTGAAGCACGAGCGCGAGTGCGACTGCGTGGTGGCCGGCTTTCGCTGGCACAAGCTCGGTGAGGACACCGTGGGCTCGCTCTTGCTCGGGCTGTACGACGACGCGGGGGTGCTGCACCACGTGGGCGTGTCCGCGAGCTTTACGGTGAAGAAGCGCCGCGAGCTCGCCGAGTTCTTGGAGCCATACCGCAAGGACGCCATGGTCGATCATCCGTGGAAGGACTGGGCCACGCCCGCGGCCATGGATTCGCGCATGCCGGGCGGCAAGAGCCGTTGGAGCCAGGGCAAGGATCTGTCCTGGGAGCCCATTCGCGCCGAGTTGGTCGTCGAAGTGGCCTACGATCATATGCAGGGCAGCCGCTTCCGGCACACCGCGCAATTTCGGCGATGGCGCACGGACAAGAGCCCGCGCGATTGCACCTACGCCCAGCTGGAGACGGTGGCGCCGGAGGAGCTCTCGGCCATCTTCGGCGCGCGCTGATTCAGCTCTTCGTCTTTTTCGTCGTCCGGCGCGCGTGCTGCTCGCGCCACTCGCGCGTGGGGTCGTCGTCCGGATCGGGGGTCTCTTGCGGCGGGCGCTGGGCCTCGGGGACGTGGCGCAGGTTGACCCGGACGCGGGTCCACGTCGAGGATCGGCCGCGCATGGCGTCGACCAGCACGTCGTCGATGGCCAAGAGCGCGGCCGCCTCCGGGTGCCGCGCCTTCCAGCGCTCCAGGCCCTCGAGCGCCGCCGCTTTGCTCGGCGAGTTGGCCACGACCACGAGCGGCATTTTGGCGCGCGATGGGGCGACGCGCGCGCGCTCGCCCTCACCTTTGCGAAAGTGGGGAGGCCAGGGCGCATCGCCGAGGCCGGACGCATCGTCGCGCTCTGCGAGCTCGAGCAGCGGCTCCAGCGAACCCGCGTAATCATCCATCTTCGCGTGCGGATCGCCGCGCTGGGCGAAGCGCGCGGGCACCGTGAGCACGGTGAAGTCCGCGGGATCGCAGTCGGCCACCTCGCTCCACTCGAGCGGCGTCGAGACGCGCGCGTCGGGGAGCGGGCGAACCGAGTAGGCCGAGCAGGTGGTGCGATCTTTGGCGTTTTGATTGTAATCGAGGAAGACGCCGTGGCGCTCCTCCTTCCACCACTTGGAGGTCGCGATCTGGGGCGCGCGCCGCTCGATCTCGCGCGAGAGCGCCAGCGCGGCCCGGCGCACGTCCGTAAAGCCCCAGCGGGGCTCGAGCCGTACGTTGATGTGCATGCCGCGCGAGCCGCTGGTCTTCGGCCAGCCGGTGAGCTTCTTCTCCTCGAGCAGCGCGTGGACCTCGAGGGCCACCCGGCGCACGTCGCTCCAGGGCACGCCCGGGCCCGGATCGAGATCGATGCGCAGCTCGTCGGGGTGCTCGAGGTGCTCGGCGCGCACGGGGTGCGGGTGAAGCTCGATGCAGCCCAAGTTCACGATCCAGGCGAGGCCCGCGGCGTCGTCGACCACGATCTCTTCGGCCGTGCGCCCGGAGGGAAAGGACAAGGTGACCGTTCGCAACCAAGGGGGGCGCTTTTCGGGTGCCCGCTTTTGGTAAAAGGCCTCGCCCTCGGCGCCGTCGACGAATCGTTTGAGCACGATGGGGCGGCCGCGAATACCGCCCAGCGCGCCGCCGGCCACCGCGAGGTAATAGCGAACGAGCTCGAGCTTCGTGAGCCGCGTCTCCTTTGTAAAGTAGGGCTTGCTCGGATTCGTAACTTGAATGTCGTGCCCGTCGATCGTGAGCACGGCCGCTGTCTCTTTGGTCGCCACCGCACGAAAATACACGACCGGTCGAATATTGGCACCTGGCGCGCTTTGCAGCCGCGCCCGGCGCCAAGTCCCTCATTTGTGCGACATATCGGCATTTGCCTGACCATGTTGCACACCGCGCATCGCGTGCAGCGCCGAATTCCTCGATGAAAATTCGACGAAGGAGCGCGTGCGCGGCCGCGTGCAGCGGACTTTTTCTAGGTGGATGTTTGGCGCCATCCGCGTCCGATGCAGCCGGCGACGACACGCGGCGCGCTCCGTTCGTGAACGGCGCCAGAGACGAATCGCGTGTCGATCCGGAGTCGGGCGCCCTCGAACGGGCATGGCTAGTAAGTAAAGCGTAAAGCTCGTTGCGAGCTCGAGCTGCGAGGGCGAAATTCCGATCGCGATTTGATCGGCATGCCGCCGTAGGCTCGATTAGATTCACCTCATTGCTTAACTCGAGGTGATGGCTCGATGATGATCCCGAACAAACGCTCGATCGGCGCTCTCGCAGCAGCATGCAGCGGACTTTTCCTCGGGGGGTGCTCGGCGCCCCTGGCGCCCGATGGGGAGCACGGCGAGACGCGCGCCCGCCGCGATGCGCTCACGTCGGACGACGAGGCGATCGTGGTCACCGAATCGGGGCCGGTCAAAGGCGCCCTCTCCGACGGCCACCGAAGCTTTCGCGGCATACCGTATGCGGCGCCACCGGTGGGGGCGCGCCGCTGGCAGCCCCCCGCGCCCGCGGAGCGTTGGACCGAGGTGCGCGACGCCACCCAGGCGGGCAGCGTCTGCGTGCAAGGTGGTGGCGGCGGCAGGCCCGTGGTGGGAAGCGAAGACTGCCTCACCGTCAATGTGACCACTCCGCGCGCGCGGCCGTCCGCGAAGCCCAAGCCGGTGATGGTCTGGGTGCACGGCGGCTCCTTCATCAGCGGCGACGGCGCCCGTTACGACCCTCCCCGCTTGGCCGCGCAGGGCGACGTGGTGGTGGTGACGATCAATTACCGATTGGGCGTCTTCAGCTTGCTCGCGCACCCGAGCCTCGAAGGCACCAACTT contains these protein-coding regions:
- a CDS encoding RNA polymerase sigma factor; this translates as MSTSSTDSLGELSGTVKGSWHQFLDVYEPLRPELYRYCRYLTRSPWDAEDLTQDTLARAFSTLARMVEGPPNPKAWLFRMASNLWIDQMRRRRELAFSERLEGEPAIPHELHEPHEPRAAREAAGTLLVRLSPQERAAVVLKDVFELTLEEIAEALSTTTGTVKTALHRGRGKLVEPEPEKAAEPAAAAVLDAFCDAFNARDLDRLTALMLDTSTIDVVGVTTEYGAKSARIRILPGMLFGSEKLADPTWTGIDWSLRKGSHPTPPRAEVRIYRGEPLLLSWYQHDDGEAVRAITRIAVEGDRIAHLQNYFYTPDFIADVCRELGVPFRINGYRYWK
- a CDS encoding glutathione S-transferase family protein translates to MGLTLYSHPLASYCQKVLIALYELEVPFEQHVVDLMNPAAAAEHIARWPVGKMPLLHDGSNDRTLPESSIIIEYLDRHYSGKASGKAPLLPADTERALHVRLQDRFYDLYVQTHIQKIVGDRIRPAGASDPHGVDGAKTQLRTAYDMIERSMASQPWAAGAAFTMADCAAAPALFYANLVVPFGDTHPNAAAYLARLRERPSVARTFEEAKPYLHLFPREPRA
- a CDS encoding HAD family hydrolase is translated as MLLAFDADDTLWHHETLFATAGEGFRAILRAYHDDAFIDERLHATELENLKHFGYGIKGFVLSMIETAIALTEQRISGAEVQRIIDLGRVMLSAPIEPLPGVAEALTRLSARHQLVVVTKGDLFDQETKLARSGLGHHFVGMEVVSQKDEATYRRLLERRGASPDAFVMVGNSLKSDVLPVVAIGGRAVHIPYALTWEHERVHGVSPESHGYIEVATLAEAVPLIESWATITSTT
- a CDS encoding VOC family protein, translating into MHDIGWTHVALTTRDLDRSAEFYERYGGMHRIHERDDPETGGRVAWMTDARRAFVLVIIQLAGDPGRLSGLTHLGVGCESRDHVDAQCERARREGRVVEGPRDSGYPVGYWAFIRDPDGNNLELSFGQEIGTVLASRSE
- a CDS encoding ATP-dependent DNA ligase, which encodes MDLPVRPPVLPMLAKRVSELPEGEGFIFEPKWDGFRTLVFRDGDEIVLQSRDEKELNRYFPELLEPLKAQLPTRCVLDGELVIAKNGGLDFEALQLRVHPAASRVKLLSKEIPASVVFWDLLCEGDEDLCGAPFRARRARLEALLAEAEPPLHLTPATTDRAVAVDWFTRFEGAGLDGVMAKPAASAYEPNKRTMFKVKHERECDCVVAGFRWHKLGEDTVGSLLLGLYDDAGVLHHVGVSASFTVKKRRELAEFLEPYRKDAMVDHPWKDWATPAAMDSRMPGGKSRWSQGKDLSWEPIRAELVVEVAYDHMQGSRFRHTAQFRRWRTDKSPRDCTYAQLETVAPEELSAIFGAR
- a CDS encoding DNA polymerase domain-containing protein, with amino-acid sequence MLTIDGHDIQVTNPSKPYFTKETRLTKLELVRYYLAVAGGALGGIRGRPIVLKRFVDGAEGEAFYQKRAPEKRPPWLRTVTLSFPSGRTAEEIVVDDAAGLAWIVNLGCIELHPHPVRAEHLEHPDELRIDLDPGPGVPWSDVRRVALEVHALLEEKKLTGWPKTSGSRGMHINVRLEPRWGFTDVRRAALALSREIERRAPQIATSKWWKEERHGVFLDYNQNAKDRTTCSAYSVRPLPDARVSTPLEWSEVADCDPADFTVLTVPARFAQRGDPHAKMDDYAGSLEPLLELAERDDASGLGDAPWPPHFRKGEGERARVAPSRAKMPLVVVANSPSKAAALEGLERWKARHPEAAALLAIDDVLVDAMRGRSSTWTRVRVNLRHVPEAQRPPQETPDPDDDPTREWREQHARRTTKKTKS